One segment of Streptomyces sp. TG1A-8 DNA contains the following:
- a CDS encoding metallophosphoesterase: MARVPAAPPDHTPNRTWNRLRRPRTATRPSAPARGAVRPRRGPGPGARPRAWPSALGLGAVVVVGAWLGLLVVGSVRTPVGPVNTTMALRPSLTGGTRINVPPLGALSLDSHVAPVRLDVDVDQLDPLRAQALVDHPERLSGLQDEVAHDVGHGALDLALRSCVAVVSGATALGLAVYRRPRRALAAGGLALTLLAASGASAYATWNPNSVLEPRFSGLLSSAPSLVGDARSIVTEFDVYQEELARLVTNVTKLYDVTSTLPAYRPDPSTIRVLHVSDIHLNPASWKIIASLVEQYEVDVIVDSGDTMDHGTAAENGFLDPVGELGVPYVWVRGNHDSLSTQRYLRRMKNVHVLDDGRAETVAGLRFAGIGDPQFTPDRSARPGGGAAERLAGDRLATALRDQRAAGTPVDVAVAHEPSAARETDGTVPLVLAGHLHHEGTEVLPYGTRLRVEGSTGGSGLRAVEGEHPDPIEASILYFDRAGHRLQAWDSIRLGGLGLATAEVSRHLPEENQPGATPGPTAPAGPAGPSRRPSATAP; the protein is encoded by the coding sequence ATGGCCCGCGTCCCCGCCGCACCCCCGGACCACACGCCGAACAGGACCTGGAACCGCCTGCGCCGCCCCCGCACGGCCACCCGCCCGAGCGCCCCCGCCCGCGGGGCGGTCCGCCCCCGGCGCGGCCCCGGGCCCGGCGCCCGGCCCCGCGCCTGGCCGAGCGCCCTCGGTCTCGGCGCGGTCGTGGTCGTCGGCGCCTGGCTGGGCCTGCTGGTCGTGGGGAGCGTACGCACCCCCGTCGGCCCCGTGAACACCACCATGGCGCTGCGCCCGTCCCTCACCGGCGGCACCAGGATCAACGTCCCGCCGCTGGGCGCGCTGAGCCTGGACAGCCACGTCGCCCCGGTCCGCCTGGACGTCGACGTCGACCAGCTCGACCCCCTGCGCGCCCAGGCCCTGGTCGACCACCCCGAACGCCTCTCCGGGCTGCAGGACGAGGTGGCGCACGACGTCGGGCACGGCGCGCTCGACCTGGCCCTGCGCTCCTGCGTCGCGGTGGTCTCCGGAGCCACGGCCCTCGGCCTCGCCGTCTACCGCCGCCCTCGCCGCGCCCTCGCGGCCGGCGGACTGGCCCTCACCCTGCTCGCGGCCTCGGGGGCGTCGGCGTACGCCACCTGGAACCCGAACTCGGTCCTGGAGCCCCGGTTCTCCGGGCTGCTCTCCTCCGCGCCGTCCCTGGTGGGCGACGCGCGCAGCATCGTCACCGAGTTCGACGTCTACCAGGAGGAACTGGCACGCCTGGTGACGAACGTGACCAAGCTGTACGACGTCACGTCCACGCTCCCCGCCTACCGCCCCGACCCCTCCACCATCCGGGTCCTGCACGTGTCGGACATCCACCTGAACCCCGCCAGCTGGAAGATCATCGCCTCGCTGGTGGAGCAGTACGAGGTGGACGTGATCGTCGACTCCGGCGACACGATGGACCACGGCACCGCGGCGGAGAACGGCTTCCTGGACCCCGTCGGGGAACTGGGCGTGCCCTACGTCTGGGTCCGCGGCAACCACGACTCGCTCAGCACCCAGCGGTACCTGCGGCGCATGAAGAACGTGCACGTCCTGGACGACGGCCGCGCGGAGACCGTCGCCGGCCTGCGCTTCGCCGGCATCGGCGACCCGCAGTTCACCCCCGACCGCTCCGCGCGGCCCGGCGGCGGCGCGGCCGAACGGCTGGCGGGCGACCGGCTGGCCACCGCCCTGCGCGACCAGCGGGCGGCCGGCACCCCGGTGGACGTGGCCGTCGCCCACGAGCCCTCGGCCGCCCGCGAGACGGACGGCACGGTCCCCCTGGTCCTGGCCGGGCACCTGCACCACGAGGGCACGGAGGTCCTGCCGTACGGCACCCGGCTGCGCGTCGAGGGCTCGACCGGCGGCAGCGGCCTGCGCGCGGTGGAGGGGGAGCACCCGGACCCGATCGAGGCCTCGATCCTCTACTTCGACCGCGCCGGCCACCGTCTGCAGGCCTGGGACTCGATCAGGCTCGGCGGGCTCGGTCTGGCCACGGCCGAGGTCAGCCGCCACCTGCCCGAGGAGAACCAGCCGGGCGCCACGCCGGGCCCGACGGCTCCGGCGGGTCCGGCGGGTCCTTCGCGGCGGCCGTCCGCCACGGCTCCGTGA
- the hrpA gene encoding ATP-dependent RNA helicase HrpA, with protein MSTHPAPTLGPLASRLTELSLRDAHRLGRRLEGARKIRKPEARAAVLAEIEAEADKAGTRMAERRSRVPAVGYPEQLPVSQKKDEIAAAIRDHQVVIVAGETGSGKTTQIPKICLELGRGVRGMIGHTQPRRIAARTVAERVAEELRTPLGEAVGWKVRFTDQVNPDATFIKLMTDGILLAEIQTDRELRAYDTIIIDEAHERSLNIDFLLGYLAQLLPRRPDLKVVITSATIDPERFSRHFGDAPVIEVSGRTYPVEVRYRPLLEEDSQDADRDQITAITDAVEELMAEGPGDILVFLSGEREIRDTADALEKRKYRSTEVLPLYARLSHAEQHRVFQAHSGRRIVLATNVAETSLTVPGIKYVIDPGFARISRYSHRTKVQRLPIEPVSQASANQRKGRCGRTSDGICIRLYSEEDFLARPEFTDAEVLRTNLASVILQMTAAGLGDIEKFPFIDPPDHRNIRDGVQLLQELGALDPAQKDARKRLTDTGRKLAQLPVDPRLARMVLEADKNGCVREVMVIAAALSIQDPRERPADKQAQADQQHARFKDETSDFLAYLNLWRYVREQQRERGSSSFRRMCKQEYLNFLRIREWQDIYTQLRTVAKQMGIHLGEEDAPADRVHVSLLAGLLSHIGMKDVKEGNKNEYLGARNAKFAIFPGSALFRKQPKFVMSAELVETSRLWARVNARIEPEWVEPLAGHLLKRTYSEPHWEKDQAAVMAYEKVTLYGVPIVAQRKVNYGRIDPEASRELFIRNALVEGDWHTHHKFFADNRRLLSEVEELEHRARRRDIVVDDETLFDFYDQRVPAHVVSGAHFDSWWKHKRHEQPDFLDFEREMLIRESAEAVTKADYPDTWRQGDLKFRVTYQFEPGADADGVTVHIPLQVLNQVTGEGFDWQIPGLREEVVTELIRSLPKPIRRNYVPAPNYARRFLGKAVPLQEPLTVTMARELKRMVGVPFEAEDFDWSKVPDHLRITFRIVDERRRKLAEDKDLEALRLALKPKARKALSQAAAASASRGGGPSVERRGLTDWTIGTLTRVFETRRAGQPVKAYPALVDDGDTVSVRLFDTEAEQAEAMWNGTRRLILRNIPVNPAKFASEKLTNAQKLALSANPHGSVQALFDDCATAAADRLIADFGGPAWDEESYRKLYDKVRAEIVDTTVRTVGQVQQVLAAWQACERRLKAVGSPALLANLADVRRQLDALVKPGFVTWAGIRRLPDLMRYLVAADRRLQQMPANVQRDTTRMEKVHEMQDEYAWLLEQLPRGRPVPSSVLDIRWMIEELRVSYFAHALGTAYPVSDKRIVRAIDAAAP; from the coding sequence ATGTCTACGCATCCAGCACCCACCCTCGGCCCCCTCGCCTCCCGTCTGACCGAACTGTCGCTGCGCGATGCGCACCGGCTCGGCCGGCGGCTCGAGGGCGCGCGCAAGATCCGTAAGCCGGAGGCCCGGGCCGCCGTCCTCGCCGAGATCGAGGCCGAGGCCGACAAGGCCGGGACGCGGATGGCCGAGCGGCGCTCGCGCGTGCCGGCCGTCGGCTATCCCGAGCAGTTGCCGGTCAGCCAGAAGAAGGACGAGATCGCGGCCGCGATCCGTGATCACCAGGTGGTGATCGTCGCGGGTGAGACGGGTTCCGGCAAGACGACGCAGATTCCGAAGATCTGCCTCGAGCTGGGCCGCGGCGTGCGCGGCATGATCGGGCACACGCAGCCCCGCCGCATCGCCGCCCGCACGGTGGCCGAGCGGGTGGCGGAGGAGCTGCGGACGCCGCTGGGCGAGGCCGTCGGCTGGAAGGTCCGCTTCACCGACCAGGTGAACCCGGACGCCACGTTCATCAAGCTGATGACGGACGGCATCCTGCTGGCGGAGATCCAGACCGACCGCGAGCTGCGCGCCTACGACACGATCATCATCGACGAGGCCCACGAGCGGTCCCTGAACATCGACTTCCTGCTGGGGTACCTGGCGCAGCTGCTGCCCAGGCGGCCGGATCTGAAGGTCGTCATCACCTCGGCGACCATCGATCCGGAGCGCTTCTCGCGGCACTTCGGCGATGCGCCGGTCATCGAGGTCAGCGGGCGCACGTATCCGGTCGAGGTACGGTACCGGCCCCTGCTGGAGGAGGACTCGCAGGACGCGGACCGCGACCAGATCACCGCGATCACCGATGCCGTCGAGGAGCTGATGGCGGAAGGACCGGGCGACATCCTGGTGTTCCTCTCCGGGGAGCGGGAGATCCGGGACACGGCGGACGCGCTGGAGAAGAGGAAGTACCGCTCCACCGAGGTGCTGCCGCTGTACGCCCGGCTCTCGCACGCCGAGCAGCACCGGGTGTTCCAGGCCCACTCCGGGCGGCGGATCGTGCTGGCGACGAACGTCGCCGAGACCTCGCTGACCGTGCCGGGCATCAAGTACGTCATCGACCCCGGCTTCGCCCGCATCTCCCGCTACAGCCACCGCACCAAGGTGCAGCGGCTGCCCATCGAGCCGGTCTCGCAGGCCAGCGCGAACCAGCGCAAGGGCCGCTGCGGCCGTACGTCCGACGGCATCTGCATCCGGCTGTACTCCGAGGAGGACTTCCTCGCCCGCCCGGAGTTCACGGACGCGGAGGTCCTGCGGACGAACCTGGCCTCCGTCATCCTGCAGATGACCGCGGCCGGCCTGGGCGACATCGAGAAGTTCCCCTTCATCGACCCGCCGGACCACCGCAACATCCGCGACGGCGTGCAGCTGCTCCAGGAGCTGGGCGCGCTGGACCCCGCGCAGAAGGACGCGCGCAAGCGGCTCACGGACACCGGCCGCAAGCTGGCGCAGCTGCCCGTCGACCCGCGGCTGGCCCGGATGGTCCTGGAGGCCGACAAGAACGGCTGCGTCCGCGAGGTCATGGTCATCGCGGCGGCGCTGTCCATCCAGGACCCGCGCGAGCGCCCGGCGGACAAGCAGGCCCAGGCCGACCAGCAGCACGCCCGCTTCAAGGACGAGACGAGCGACTTCCTCGCGTACCTGAACCTGTGGCGGTACGTCCGCGAGCAGCAGCGCGAGCGCGGCTCGTCGTCGTTCCGCCGGATGTGCAAGCAGGAGTACCTGAACTTCCTGCGCATCCGCGAGTGGCAGGACATCTACACGCAGCTGCGCACGGTCGCCAAGCAGATGGGCATCCACCTCGGCGAGGAGGACGCGCCCGCCGACCGCGTCCACGTCTCCCTGCTCGCCGGACTCCTCTCCCACATCGGGATGAAGGACGTGAAGGAGGGCAACAAGAACGAGTACCTGGGCGCCCGCAACGCCAAGTTCGCGATCTTCCCGGGCTCGGCGCTGTTCCGGAAGCAGCCGAAGTTCGTGATGTCGGCGGAGCTGGTGGAGACGAGCCGGCTGTGGGCCCGGGTCAACGCCAGGATCGAGCCCGAGTGGGTGGAGCCGCTCGCCGGGCACCTGCTCAAGCGGACCTACAGCGAGCCGCACTGGGAGAAGGACCAGGCGGCCGTGATGGCGTACGAGAAGGTGACGCTGTACGGCGTCCCGATCGTCGCCCAGCGGAAGGTGAACTACGGCCGGATCGACCCGGAGGCGAGCCGCGAGCTGTTCATCCGCAACGCCCTGGTGGAGGGCGACTGGCACACGCACCACAAGTTCTTCGCCGACAACCGCAGGCTCCTCAGCGAGGTCGAGGAGCTGGAGCACCGGGCGCGGCGCCGGGACATCGTCGTGGACGACGAGACGCTGTTCGACTTCTACGACCAGCGGGTGCCCGCACACGTCGTGTCCGGCGCGCACTTCGACTCGTGGTGGAAGCACAAGCGGCACGAGCAGCCGGACTTCCTGGACTTCGAGCGGGAGATGCTCATCCGGGAGTCGGCGGAGGCGGTCACCAAGGCCGACTACCCGGACACCTGGCGCCAGGGCGACCTGAAGTTCAGGGTCACCTACCAGTTCGAGCCGGGCGCGGACGCGGACGGTGTCACGGTCCACATCCCGCTCCAGGTGCTCAACCAGGTCACCGGCGAGGGCTTCGACTGGCAGATCCCGGGCCTGCGCGAGGAGGTGGTGACGGAGCTGATCCGCTCCCTGCCGAAACCGATCCGCCGCAACTACGTGCCCGCGCCGAACTACGCGAGGAGGTTCCTGGGGAAGGCGGTGCCCCTGCAGGAGCCGCTGACGGTGACGATGGCGCGCGAACTGAAGCGGATGGTCGGCGTGCCCTTCGAGGCGGAGGACTTCGACTGGTCGAAGGTGCCGGACCACCTGAGGATCACCTTCCGGATCGTGGACGAGCGGCGCCGGAAGCTGGCCGAGGACAAGGACCTGGAGGCGCTGAGGCTCGCGCTGAAGCCGAAGGCGCGCAAGGCCCTGTCGCAGGCCGCCGCGGCGAGCGCCTCCCGCGGGGGCGGGCCGTCGGTGGAGCGCAGGGGGCTGACCGACTGGACGATCGGCACGCTCACCCGCGTTTTCGAGACGCGCCGGGCAGGGCAGCCGGTGAAGGCCTACCCGGCACTGGTGGACGACGGCGACACGGTCTCGGTGCGCCTCTTCGACACCGAGGCCGAGCAGGCCGAGGCGATGTGGAACGGCACTCGCCGGCTCATCCTGCGCAACATCCCGGTCAATCCCGCGAAGTTCGCATCCGAAAAGCTGACGAACGCCCAGAAGCTCGCCCTGTCCGCGAATCCGCACGGCTCCGTGCAGGCCCTGTTCGACGACTGCGCGACGGCGGCGGCCGACAGGCTGATCGCGGACTTCGGCGGGCCGGCGTGGGACGAGGAGTCGTACCGGAAGCTCTACGACAAGGTGCGCGCGGAGATCGTGGACACCACGGTCCGCACGGTCGGGCAGGTGCAGCAGGTGCTGGCGGCCTGGCAGGCCTGCGAGCGCCGGCTGAAGGCCGTGGGCAGCCCGGCGCTGCTGGCCAACCTCGCGGACGTCCGCAGGCAGTTGGACGCCCTCGTGAAGCCCGGGTTCGTGACGTGGGCGGGCATACGGCGCCTTCCCGACCTCATGCGCTACCTGGTGGCCGCCGACCGCCGCCTGCAGCAGATGCCGGCCAACGTCCAGCGGGACACCACCCGCATGGAGAAGGTGCACGAGATGCAGGACGAGTACGCCTGGCTCCTGGAACAGCTGCCCCGGGGCCGGCCGGTCCCCTCCTCGGTCCTGGACATCCGCTGGATGATCGAGGAGCTGCGGGTCAGCTACTTCGCCCACGCGCTGGGCACGGCGTACCCGGTCTCCGACAAGCGGATCGTGAGGGCGATCGACGCGGCGGCGCCGTGA
- the bldC gene encoding developmental transcriptional regulator BldC — MTARTPDAEPLLTPAEVATMFRVDPKTVTRWAKAGKLTSIRTLGGHRRYREAEVRALLAGIPQQRSEA; from the coding sequence ATGACCGCTCGCACCCCTGATGCCGAGCCGCTGCTGACCCCGGCTGAGGTCGCCACCATGTTCCGCGTCGACCCCAAGACGGTCACGCGGTGGGCGAAGGCCGGCAAGCTCACGTCCATCCGTACGCTCGGCGGGCACCGCCGCTACCGCGAGGCCGAGGTCCGCGCTCTGCTCGCGGGCATCCCGCAGCAGCGCAGCGAGGCCTGA
- a CDS encoding ABC transporter permease, which translates to MSDSPHGLHGRTPSRTERWAAFRASPFLPATVLLLILAVAAGLFAGSYTYAMANPTPHTIPVAVVGAYDQPAARRFVGGMEEALDASLRLRRYGDRAAAVRDVDDQKVFAVFEAPSGERTLTLDVSGASGATVAQLLTEAAAKVGGATGTTVAVHDLKPLQKGDPRGLAIFYISLAAVIVGFVGAIQLSVHARALNPLERILFTAAYALLGGFVIAAVVDWLLGALDLPFAESWLILALTMFASGMVFTMFNTLVGRWAMLPTWGLMVLLGNPSSGGAVSWPLLPSVLGTVGRWLPPGASVNAQHTAVYFAGHQHAFPFLVLAGWALVSCAVFLIWRHRHPGGRPRDPAHAA; encoded by the coding sequence ATGTCCGATTCGCCGCACGGTCTCCACGGCCGCACACCCAGCCGGACCGAACGCTGGGCGGCCTTCCGGGCGTCCCCCTTCCTGCCCGCCACCGTGCTGCTGCTGATCCTCGCGGTCGCGGCCGGACTCTTCGCCGGCTCCTACACCTACGCCATGGCGAACCCCACCCCGCACACCATCCCCGTCGCGGTCGTCGGCGCCTACGACCAGCCGGCCGCCCGGCGGTTCGTCGGGGGCATGGAGGAGGCCCTCGACGCCTCGCTCAGGCTCCGGAGGTACGGCGACCGGGCGGCGGCCGTGCGGGACGTGGACGACCAGAAGGTGTTCGCCGTCTTCGAGGCGCCCAGCGGCGAACGCACCCTCACCCTGGACGTGTCCGGGGCCTCCGGGGCGACCGTCGCCCAGCTCCTCACCGAGGCCGCGGCGAAGGTCGGCGGGGCCACCGGCACCACCGTCGCCGTCCACGACCTCAAGCCGCTGCAGAAGGGCGATCCGCGGGGCCTGGCCATCTTCTACATCTCGCTGGCCGCCGTGATCGTCGGCTTCGTCGGGGCGATCCAGCTCAGCGTGCACGCCCGCGCCCTGAACCCCCTCGAACGCATCCTCTTCACCGCCGCCTACGCCCTCCTCGGCGGCTTCGTCATCGCCGCGGTGGTCGACTGGCTCCTGGGCGCCCTGGACCTGCCCTTCGCCGAGTCCTGGCTGATCCTCGCCCTGACCATGTTCGCCTCGGGCATGGTGTTCACGATGTTCAACACCCTCGTCGGACGCTGGGCCATGCTCCCGACCTGGGGCCTGATGGTGCTGCTCGGCAATCCGTCCTCGGGCGGAGCCGTGTCCTGGCCCCTGCTTCCCTCGGTCCTCGGCACCGTCGGCCGCTGGCTGCCCCCCGGCGCCTCCGTGAACGCCCAGCACACCGCCGTCTACTTCGCCGGCCACCAGCACGCCTTCCCGTTCCTGGTCCTGGCCGGCTGGGCCCTCGTCTCCTGCGCGGTCTTCCTGATCTGGCGCCACCGCCATCCGGGTGGCCGGCCCAGGGACCCCGCCCACGCGGCCTGA
- a CDS encoding DUF3073 domain-containing protein, translating into MGRGRAKAKQTKVARQLKYNSGGTDLSRLAEELGASTSNQSPNGDRFEDDEHDDDDLYSRYADLYEDDDEDEDEGPSQHRRGA; encoded by the coding sequence ATGGGGCGCGGCCGGGCCAAGGCCAAGCAGACGAAGGTCGCCCGCCAGCTGAAGTACAACAGCGGCGGGACTGACCTCTCACGCCTGGCCGAGGAGCTGGGCGCATCGACATCGAACCAGTCGCCGAACGGCGACCGCTTCGAGGACGATGAGCATGACGACGACGACTTGTACTCTCGCTACGCCGACCTCTATGAGGACGACGACGAGGACGAGGACGAAGGTCCTTCACAACATCGTCGCGGGGCTTGA
- a CDS encoding Glu/Leu/Phe/Val dehydrogenase dimerization domain-containing protein, with protein MTDVTGAPADVLHTLFHSAQGGHEQVVLCQDRATGLRAVIALHSTALGPALGGTRFYPYATEAEAVADALNLARGMSYKNAMAGLGHGGGKAVIIGDPERDKTEELLLAYGRMVASLGGRYVTACDVGTYVADMDVVARECRWTTGRSPENGGAGDSSVLTAFGVYQGMRACAQHLWGDPSLRGRRVGVAGVGKVGRHLVGHLREEGAEVLVTDVRAEAVRRILDRHPEGVTAVADTGALVRAEGLDVYAPCALGGALNDDTVPALTARIVCGAANNQLAHPGVEKDLADRGILYAPDYVVNAGGVIQVADELHGFDFDRCRAKAAKIFDTTLAIFARAKEDGIPPAAAADRIAEQRMAEARAAR; from the coding sequence GTGACCGACGTAACCGGCGCACCCGCTGATGTCCTGCACACCCTGTTCCACTCGGCACAGGGGGGCCATGAGCAGGTGGTGCTCTGCCAGGACCGCGCGACCGGCCTGAGGGCCGTGATCGCGCTCCACTCCACCGCCCTGGGCCCCGCGCTGGGCGGTACGCGCTTCTACCCGTACGCGACCGAGGCCGAGGCCGTCGCCGACGCGCTGAACCTGGCGCGCGGGATGTCGTACAAGAACGCCATGGCCGGGCTGGGCCACGGCGGCGGCAAGGCCGTGATCATCGGGGACCCCGAGCGCGACAAGACCGAGGAGCTGCTGCTCGCCTACGGGCGCATGGTGGCCTCCCTCGGCGGGCGCTACGTCACCGCCTGCGACGTCGGCACGTACGTCGCCGACATGGACGTGGTGGCCCGCGAGTGCCGCTGGACCACCGGCCGCTCCCCGGAGAACGGCGGCGCCGGCGACTCCTCCGTGCTCACCGCCTTCGGCGTCTACCAGGGCATGCGCGCCTGCGCCCAGCACCTGTGGGGCGACCCCTCGCTGCGCGGCCGCAGGGTCGGCGTCGCCGGTGTCGGCAAGGTCGGCCGGCACCTGGTCGGGCACCTGCGGGAGGAGGGCGCCGAGGTCCTGGTCACCGACGTGCGCGCGGAGGCCGTCCGACGGATCCTGGACCGGCACCCCGAAGGCGTCACGGCCGTCGCCGACACCGGGGCGCTGGTCCGTGCCGAGGGGCTGGACGTCTACGCCCCCTGCGCCCTGGGCGGGGCGCTGAACGACGACACCGTGCCGGCGCTCACCGCCCGGATCGTGTGCGGCGCCGCCAACAACCAGCTCGCCCACCCCGGCGTGGAGAAGGACCTCGCCGACCGCGGGATCCTCTACGCGCCGGACTACGTGGTGAACGCCGGCGGCGTCATCCAGGTGGCCGACGAGCTGCACGGGTTCGACTTCGACCGGTGCAGGGCGAAGGCGGCGAAGATCTTCGACACCACGTTGGCCATATTCGCACGTGCGAAGGAGGACGGGATTCCACCGGCCGCGGCGGCCGACCGGATCGCCGAGCAGCGCATGGCCGAGGCGCGCGCGGCACGCTGA
- a CDS encoding DUF6274 family protein — translation MTASARHETRALLRAHLAAASSYRHLTRHCPVCHRLLRLAMDAGSCPPQPRDGVREGVVEEAPEDAEDVPEKAAEVAAGDEGSRGA, via the coding sequence ATGACGGCATCGGCCAGGCACGAGACGCGGGCACTCCTGAGGGCGCACCTGGCGGCCGCCTCGTCCTACCGGCACCTGACCCGCCACTGTCCGGTCTGCCACCGCCTGCTGCGGCTGGCCATGGACGCCGGTTCCTGCCCCCCGCAGCCGCGTGACGGCGTCCGGGAGGGCGTCGTCGAGGAAGCGCCCGAGGACGCCGAGGACGTGCCCGAGAAGGCGGCCGAGGTCGCGGCCGGGGACGAGGGCAGCCGCGGTGCGTGA
- a CDS encoding metallopeptidase family protein → MLEMTREEFEELVAEALDRIPPELTRLMDNVAVFVEDEPPAGDPGLLGLYEGTPLTERGEWYAGVLPDRITVYRGPTLRMCGTREEVVAETEVTVVHEIAHHFGIDDARLHALGYG, encoded by the coding sequence GTGCTGGAAATGACGCGCGAGGAGTTCGAGGAACTGGTCGCCGAGGCGCTGGACCGGATCCCGCCGGAGCTGACGCGGCTGATGGACAACGTCGCGGTGTTCGTCGAGGACGAACCGCCGGCCGGCGATCCCGGGCTGCTCGGGCTGTACGAGGGGACCCCGCTGACCGAGCGGGGGGAGTGGTACGCGGGCGTGCTGCCGGACCGGATCACCGTCTACCGGGGGCCGACGCTGCGGATGTGCGGGACGCGGGAGGAGGTCGTCGCCGAGACGGAGGTCACCGTGGTCCATGAGATCGCCCACCACTTCGGCATCGACGACGCCCGGCTGCACGCCCTCGGGTACGGCTGA